DNA sequence from the Xyrauchen texanus isolate HMW12.3.18 chromosome 35, RBS_HiC_50CHRs, whole genome shotgun sequence genome:
TGTTTACATATATGCAAATGTagattaaaatgtgattttgtgtctttgttcccCCTTATATACTGTTTAGATTGAAGGCATTTTTAAATGGCATGTAAACAAGAACGTCAATTTCCCTAATGCTGTTTGAGGGATTAAGAGAGCCCTGAGAACACGGtttaatgtggccatgtaaagGCCATAAGCGGCTTTCTTACATGTTTTCGAGGCCTGCGCATGTGCATGGAACAGACCGgttaacaaacgtcataggatggagcccaacaacaagtcaacacagtgaaaagaatacaaaattcctacagtgggaaaagcacatacacaatAATCTATACCGATGTATGCACGCCAAAGTAAAATATTGACCGTCCCTCAGATTTGCATATGCGCTGGTACATTTGGGAAATCCTGGAGTTTTACGTTAGAGGTAAACCCCACTACTGCATCGCAATTCAGCTGCAggttatttttttatgcattttggcagatgcATTTTTGGTAGACTTACAGTGCAGTGCTCtgggggacaatccccccggagcaacctggagttaagtgccttgctcaaggacacaatggtgatggctgtggggattgaaccagcaaccttctgattaccagttatgtgctttagcccactacaccaccaccaggtTATGATAGAAAGTGCAGGAAACAAATACAGCAacaatatctggaaataaagccaTGTTTGTCTTTTACACAAGCGTTGCAGGGAAATTAAAtttctgtggagaaagctgcttactgaccgagccacATGTACTGTATACGGCAGTAAAGAGTACGCCGCATACAGTAAAGCGCATGTAAACTGAAACGttgctttctcacaataagccaCTATCTGAATTAAACTGAATGAAGAACTGACTTTAAATTACATGCAAAAACTTTTTGCAATTCAAttaagagtaatgacttcatttttGGAGTGTGCTATGGACAAGTCTCCCGTTATGTAGCCCAAGCACCTTTAAAAGTAAAAAGATTTGGCTTTTGAAAACATGCCATTTTCCCCTTAAtggctctgcatattaagctcCTCCCACCTGGTTGAGTGGTAAAGGTGGCCGAAAGAGTGTTTAGGAACTCCAGGTTAGCCTTTGGGGTGAGCAGGACTTTATACGTGGTGTCTGGATGAAGGCCATTCAGCTGAGCCGAGCTGGCATCTCCAGGCCGAGTTATTCTCTTAAAAGGTTGGTTGGGTCTCTTAAAAGGGCTGGTTCCTGAACCCCCTGGCCCTGCAGTCTCTTCTGTTCCGATGGGCCTAAACTGGATTTCATagtagccggtgccagccaacATTGGCCTCCATTCCAGCAGAGCAGAAGTAGTGGTGACCGACTTCACCTGTAACCTCTTGACACGAATAATCTCTGTGTTTGATCAGAGAGAGAACGTGTGGTTAGTATAGAGTATGAAATTCAGTAGGACCCCTAGACTTAATTGACAagctttaaaataaacaagatttTTACACTTTCTGGAGGAATGGTGTATgctgtgttttgggtggttgctcaGTCCATTTGTCcaaaaagaatattttttttttttcaccttttttaTCATTCTCTAGGTGAAAACAATTAGTCTGATCACTTAAAACtaaagcacacctctcctcaacaagctgcatcaAGTATCATTCATTTAGGagttttgttcaaatccctaaccccaagtatAAGCAATAGCAAGTGATGCTTGCCATAATAGCTTGTCTTACTTTTCACTGTGACTAAATCAATTTTGACGGCAATGTCTAAAAGGGCACCACTTCACCTGGACTGAATTTTTGTGTATGATTGATGCCTTTGTTTTTCTAAGTGTCTGTAAGTGCACACATATGCAACGCCTTATATACACGAGGAGGAATGCCCGCTATAAATAGCTACGTCTAGTGCTCCGGGGGGACTTTGCTGTGGGTCAAAAAggccaaaataatttatttattaatagccCCCATCTCTCATTACAGTGTCTCTCTGTTCCTGTCCCCTCTTCCTCCAGACCCCTCTTCACTTGGAGCTGTCTCAAGCTATTTGTGTCGGAGTGGACTGGCATGGAGACCAAGATTCCTTCGGGACACTAGGGTGGAGATACGGAGGGGCTATTCACACCCACATAGGATCACTCGCCCTGTTTAGAAAACTCTCTCATCAGATTATGATTATTGTTATTTTGGATGAAATATGAAATCATGGTTTACAGATGTTTATAAGCTGTCAGTCTTAATATGGTGAGCTTTATGTGAGAAGACTGTGGGTGGCACTCATTTGGCAAGTGGGGTATTTTATGTTCACATTTGATTCAGTTACACATCagattaaagaaattgttcatgCAAAAAGTAAATcatgccatcattcatttaccctcatgatgatgatgtttcttcagtgaaacacaaaaggagatatttatcAGAATGTCCATGCTCCCCACCAGACggggtctatacaatgcaagtgaatgggagccaaaattttgaagcttcaaaaatcaaataagtcagcataaaagtaatccataagactccagtggtttaatcaatgtcttcagaagtgatataggtgtggatgagaaacagatcaatatttaagtaattttttacaataaattcttctccttgcgcagtcaatctccactttaactttcacattcttcttcttgtgtttttggtgattcacatgtttgtatgcattacgccccctactgggcagggaaaataatttatataaaaaaaggacttaaataaatgGAGTAAAACACTGGAgttaacattttggcacccattcacttgtattgtatggacctacagagctgaaataattttctaaaaatcctaatttgtgttctacagaagaaagaaagtcatacacatctggaatggcatgagggtaagcaaATGGTGAGAGacgtttgggtgaactatcactttaaatttcAGTTCTTTTAAGGTATTTGTAGTATTTTTAAGGCACTTGATGTCTATATTGAAGCATGTCTGTACTGATCGCTGTATTATGTAGCCTCTTAGAGGACAGGAAGGGTAATtcatttctgaaatagttttgagttcctttgcaatagttttgctttgctttgctttgcattccctcacaataagttttgtgctcCCTCGTTTTGTATTGATtcgcaattattttgtgttccccCGCCATAGCTTTAATCAATCCCTCACAATAATTACctttactacagtaacaatacATTATgcaccatgtttgtttgttttctggcaagaaaaattacttgaaaaactATGATACATGTACCACAAATGAACCATGGTATTAATATAGtaaaactgtagtaaccatgttttttttggcaaaattttATAatcatagtttattttttttcaatggtTACTGTCGTGGTTGGTGTGGTTTTACTAAAAATATTGCTTTAATTGAATGGAAAAACAGCAGTGTAAACATTCTGCAAAACTTGGAACACAGAAAGTCATCCAGATTTGGAACGACATAacaagggtgtgtaaatgatggcaatgttttcatttttggaggaAATATTTCATTAATTAGCTTTTGGATAGGTGAGTGAAACGCACCTATAATCGCGTTCCTCAAGTCTTCGGAGATGATGCTTATGTCATCAATATCCACAAAGAGCAGGTGCTCCTCGGCAGGTGGGCTCACAACGTCTCTCAGCACCTGGTAGTTCCCGTGACCGGTGGAAACCACCAGTACAGCCACACCTTCATCTCGCAGTCTCGCCATTGGCTCCTGCACCGCACCGATATCTACTCCATCCGTGAGCCAAACCAAAACCCTTGGCAGATCTGGTCTTGCCCCTCCAGGTACACCTTGTTTTAAAACCTGATCCTGGGCCATTAGTAGAGCATCCACCGTGTTGGTATCACCCTTTAGCTGTCTAGTCCGCTTCAGAGCCTCCTGCAGTCCTTGTTGGGAGTCGTAGGTGTCAAAACCAAACTCAAGGTGGGGCTCGGACCCCACCTGCAGCAGCCCCACCCTCACCTCGTCTGGCCCCAATGAGAAAGGCAAAAGGAGTTCAGACAGGAAGTCCCTCATGCGGGAGAACTCATAGGAGCCCACACTTCCTGAGGAGTCCAGGAGGAAAAGGACGTCACCCTTGCAGCAGTTCAGAACTGGAAAAAAAAAGTGAGTAGACATTTACATTTCAAACTGAACACTCTCCTGTCTGCTATTGGTCAGTCAAACAGGTCGTCCCACCTGAAAGTCACACAATTggctgagccaatgttgctttgtcaGGTTAGTCGGaatgataaaaacaaataaagtaatgttttgatagcaccacagagccaaaaTGTTTAAACGATTTGTGGGAATCTACCCACGAATGgcttaagtttaatttatacttcCTGGACGAagaaactttttgtttttgtaacaaTTATGATGAAATTCATAGATGTTTTTGTTCTGCTAAGGTGTTTGTTTGGTGATATTTCTTGTGTTTGGACACATCCCTGAAGTTCTTGACGAAGAGCgctgatgattggttaaaactatttGTAGGTGTGGCTTGGACTTGACGTTCTTTATATATTTTCCTCAACTTATTTTTAGATTCAGGTTTCGTTGACCCAggttgctttagttcattcagGAGAAAAATGTTTGGCCTTTTCCACTGTATAAATTCAGCTTTGCTCATCGTTGTCTCTGGAATGTTCTAGGATCAGTACAATTtcagcttaatcaacagcatttgtggcataatgttgattaccacaaaaagttattcctttaacctgttgatacgcaatcgcccgCACGCGGTGGTGACATCACCCTGCTTACATTGAATATATGATTTACCATCTATAAACGTAAtcaatgttaacaaatgctacatcttttcaaaggtctaagggttcaacattgatatccgatttCTGTTTCACGacagcaatgctccagaaacagcaatttcgttatttgtgcaggagtccttatgaaaaaatgcaatatcaaaacgggacttcataccttttttatgaaaacgcgatcaccagatgaatccagttccaTGACAAGctctcattgaaaaacatccaatagcactttttgtccataaaagtgataaatctgagaaatatttatatattctccattgttcaCATGAGCTCTCGCCTGAAAgatttacccttcgtcatcgttcttcaacaaactttgcaatctgagcagcattcgtgttgtaaaactgtatatgatctgatatattagagtctcataaacaaaaccagccgtctccaaagtctattttaaaaaatgcggtgttgttttattcatgatagccaagcagtgcagtcagatttagtgtcgtcttgagaggcggagccttaatttgactctgtacgcttccagcgattttacagagaaaaaagcagcAGGAACCTCATTTCTTGTTCGATCATCTTCATATTtaaaacgtaacttctttagacttgtggctttgataacattgtatttctgggttgtcttggtacttttattattgtttttttttagattataaaaacacgtTCAGCACaatatatttccattactataaacttcagcttctctaaaaaataacaacatgtattaattctgaaacttgggaaagtttcttctttcaaaagatactacaactgtgtccatactccaaagggtccagtaaatacaaccatttaagttcaggaatgtcattttcatggtttgtgctcaaacaGGGGGTGCACATTAACAGGTTAAGCTggtataggagaaagtattttaacttggAAGAAATgtgacacttcacctttaaggaaaAAAGAGCTCTGGTTTAACATTGAACTCAAGTAGGGAGAGATGTTCTGAGTGTTTATTTAACACATACTCCAGCAGAGCTAAAACACACCACGGATTCCAAGGAAGGAGGGGGAGTCAGTTACTGGCGATCTGTCATTTGAAGAGTATTTTAAATTTTtcggaagaaaatgtgagtggtccTTACCAATGCAAAACTCACAGCCATTAtgcaagggtgttgtgggtggttgccagggcgttgctatgttgctgctatggtgttctgaatcaatttagcacattgctatgcatttgctagggtgttctgggtggttgctaagtggtTCCTAATCCTTACTAGACCAAGTCTCAAGATTTGGCTTGGATTTCCATGTTCAGTGCAAGtctatgtttatttttctttatttttttcacttgttttactTGCCAAAGTATGGGCGTAAACACTATTACGACTATTACGTTTGGTCATTATTAATTCAGTTAACATAGATTCTGTTGTTTATTATGCAAGTTGCCATACAAGTTTGGATGCAGTTATGACCACACACTCATTAAATGTTATGGTGGGCACAATGGAATGTGAAGACACTTTTAAAATAAGGGGCCAGATGTAGAAAAGTGTTAAAACGAGTAAGGAAATCAGTCATTTAAGTAGAGAGAAAGCTGAAACCGTAGATACTAAAAACAGGGATAAGAAAACAGTAGATTTTGTCAGGATAAGGAAGAACTAGTGAGACCTTCATAGTATTTACATAGATGGAACGTTTGATTTGGCCATTTGAAGAATTTCCGCTCAGAAGAGCCCTCTAACCTGGAGCTGCATGATAAACATAAACAGATGGGAGAAGGAACAGGGGATGTGCTACTGGATGTTACAAATGTGAGGCGAGTGGGCGAGGGGGCATGACAAGAAAGGGGGAGGTGAAAATTGTTTCATATAAAGGAAAAGGAGGAATGTAGAGGCTACTACAGCAACCACTGAACAGTAAGAGTGcattcaagagagagagagtgagagagagagagagagagaaagtgggcgAGAGGACTTGATAGAATGTTTCCAAGTGTTCCTCTCCTAAAGACAATCCAAAATCGCCCACCTTTGTGCAGTGAGGAGCATTGTTTCAACCAATTTGAAACAAATTCTAGGGAATATACAAGTATCTCTTTGTCACACCACTGGCCTTTCGGTTTCACTGGGGCAAATGTAAAACGATTATAgtatgattaaataaaaaactacCAAAACAGGATGCAAGCTCTATATAAACAGAGCTTTTCTGTAGGAAAGTGTTCATACGCAGTTTTCATaaatttcagtttcagttttgtTCAGGGAAAAGAGGCCATCTGGTAAGCTGAACCAGTATAATAAGCAACCTCTGCTGGACCAGTTGGAACCAGGGCATGAAACTCCAAGCCAGAATGATCAAGGGTATTGCAGACTTTTCCTGTGAGTCACTGACTGTTAGAGCCTCTATAAGAGGTCCAAAGCGTATGTTGTGCACACTGCACCAGTTatccaatatacactcacctagaactttattaggaacagtatggtcctaaaaatagttcccaatatggtcttctgctgtcgtagcccattcgcctcaaggttcgatgtgtttgcattcttagatgatattctgcacactacaaatgtacagagtggttatctgagtaactgtagcctttctgtcagctcaaacctgtctggccattctccgttgacctttttcatcaacaatgtgtttctgtccacagaactgccgctgactgtatgttttttgtttttggcacttttctgagtaaactctagagactatagtgtctgttgtgcatgaaaatccaaggagatcagcagttataccagtcaaaccagcctgtctggcaccaacaatcatgccaccaattttccctattgtgatggttgatgtgaacattaactgaagctcctgacccatatttgcatgattttatgcagtgcattgctgccacatgattggctgattagataatcaaatgaataagtaggtgtacaggtgttcctaataaagttctaggtgagtgtatggtGTTATATATGAACTGCTACTCAGACCACAGTTCAAGTGAGAGAAATGTAATTATTTCAACTAAAAAACAAATGCAACGTCAAGTTTTCTAGTGCTCACACCACTTGAACACCATTTGAACTTGGACCATATGCATTGAAGTACAAAAAGTTCAGGACATGCGGTTTGAAGCTgacattggcttcttccttgctgagcagcctttcagattatgttgatataggactcgtattactgtggatatagatacttgtctacctgtttcctccagcatcttcacaaggtcctttgctgttgttctggtatttatttgcacttttcaaactacgttcatctccaGGAGAtggaatgcgtctccttcctgaataatatgatggctgcgtggtaccATCAGACATatggaaatttctcccaaggatgaaccagacttgtggaggtcctcaatttttttctgaggtcttggatgatttcttctgattttccataatgtcaagcaaagatgcactgggtttgaaggtaagccttaaaatacatccacaggtaaacttctgacccactggaattgtgatatagtccattaaaagtgaaacaatctgtctgtaaacaagtcttggaaaaattactcatgtcatgcacaatgtagatgtcctgaatgacttgccaaaactatagtttgctaatatgaaatctgtggagtggttaaaaaatttgatttaatgacttatatatgcgtgcgtgcgtgtgtgtcaaaacttttgaaacacttgactgaaatgtttctcgagATCTTAAATATCTATGATCTGAAggtatatgcttaaatgtttgaaattagttttatagacaaaaatataattgtgccaccatataatctaaaaaaaaggtTTGGatttgatgacttggaccaaataacaaagaaaagaagccaataagtgcccaacatagatgggaactccttcaataccgtttaaaaagcatcccagggtgattcctcaagaagttggttgagaaaatgtcaagagttcatgagggtgactactttgaagatgctaaaataaaacacagttttgatttattttggatttttttttagtcacaacataattcccatagtttcatttatattattccaaagttttgatgactttactattattctaaaatgtgaaaaaaaatatatataagtgtttcaaaacatttgaccagtagcctagtgtgtgtgtgtgtgtgtgtgtatatatatatatatatatatacacacacacacacacacacacacacacacacacacactgatggccaaaagtttggaataatgtacagattttgctgtttcggaaggaaattggtactttaattcaccaaagtggcattcaactgatcacaaagtatagtcaggacattactgatgtaaacaacagcaccatcactatttaaaaaaagtcatttttgatcaaatctagacagcagcatcactccaacaccttatccttgagtagtcatgctaaattgataatttggtactagaaaatcacttgccattatatcaaacactgctgaaagctgtttggttcattaaatgaagcttaacgttgtctttgtttttgagttgccacagtgtacaatagactggcatgtcttaaggtcaatattaggtcaaaaatgaaacagctttctctagaaactcgtcattcAATCAATGCTTTCaggaatgcttgaaattgccaaaaaaaaaacgaagatttcatacaaaggtgtaactacagtcttcaaagacaaaggacaactggctctaacaaggacagaaagagatgtggaaggccagatgtacaactaaacaagaggataagtacatcagagtctctagtttgagaaatagacgcctcacatgtcctccgctgacagcttcattgaattctacccgctcaacaccagtttcatgtacaacagtaaagagaagactcaagggtgcaggtcttatgggaagaattgcaaagaaaaagccacttttgaatcagaaaatcaaaaagaaaaggtttgagtgggcaaagaaacagacattggacaacagatctttggaaaagagtgttacggatcttcaccccattgagcttttgtgggatcagctagactgtaaggtgcgtgagaagtgcccgacaagacatccacatctatggcaagtgctacaggaagtgtggggtgaaaggtcacctgagtatctggacaaactgacagctagaataacaaggatctgcaaagctgtcattgctgcacgtgcaggatttttttgatgagaactctttgaagtagtttaagaagaaaaaaatttctaattgtaatacaaatttttcacattattaatgtcctgactatacattgtgatcagttgaatccgactttggtgaataaaagtaccaatttcttcccataagagcaaaatctctacattattccaaacttttggctgcctgtgTATGTGCTCATTGTATTTACCGGaacactgtaaatactgtattgatGCTGTTTTGCTGATGCAACAGAATTTCCCCTCCCATAACGATAAATAAAGAATAATCTCCTCTACTGAATCAGGTCCTGACTGACCCACATGACTCACCTGTCCTGGATGACACACTTCATATATGAACGACAAGTCCTGAATGAAAACATGACAAATATGACTCACTTATGTCATATTTCCGAGTCTTAAATGAATACAGGGTCGATATAATTACCATGAATCAGACACTGAGTCCTGAATTATAAATGACAGATGTGACTACTAACTTGAATCAAGTAGCCTACAGAATCCTAAATTAAAACATGACCTGAACTGACCATTCCGATACGATTAACTGATCGACATGACTCGCACGACTCACCTGAATCAGGTACCGAGTCCTGAGAGTCCCCTGAACACAAGAGCAGGCTGAAGAAAACACACATGACCGCTGTTTGCACCTCCATGATGGACTTTAAATCAAAATTACAGTCAATTATGGATGTTTTATCTCCTTCACACCGCGTCTACATCGCCCGGTATATTTTCTATCCACTTAGAAGTCACATTCACTATATGCAGTCAcccaaatgtttttatataattcagCTATAAAGTCGCAGCCGCAGCACCTGTGCGGAACCACATCATTTACTCGTCTTGAACGTAAAAAATGCGAAACTCCATTCCAGTCCTCTTCCAAAAAGCATTCGGTTAAATCAAAAGCAGACGCGTTTTCTCTCGGCTACTGAATGCACCAGGTTCCCTCCCGCCCTTTCTGTCTCTCCAGCACGAGCGCACCTCCTTTTTTACACTGGTACCAGCGTCACTATCTTGAACCCGTGCCCGGTTTCTGGTTCTTTTGATCTTTACGATGCAGTTATTTTCTTGTTAGGGAATAGACATATAATGTGTATCATTATGTGTAACTAGAACTGGGCGTTTGAGTAAGTACTTAAACACTTTAGTCCTTTAAAACTTACACATGAAATCATGGTAAACCATGGTAATAGGCCTACTGTGCTTTTTTGGACATATTCCGTGGTAATGCTATTTTATGTTTGATAAGTACATTCGTAATATGATAATAGCATGTTTGTGGACATCTACCATGGTTATaccactttgttttatttttttattattacattgacTATGGTAATAGCCTATTATGTTTGTAAACatataccatgataataccatgtttttgttaAGTTATTTTACATGTTtctccatggtaatgccatgttttttagatatgtacaatggtaataccatcatGGTTGTTATTTTGGTCATGCACCAAGCTTTCTTTCACATGGCAACATCACCATGGTAATGCCATTGGTTATGCCAATACTATGTTTTATGGACATGGACTGTGGTAATTCCATtatgtttttctccccaatttggaatgctcaattcccaatgtgctcttaagtcctcgtggtggtgtagtgaatctactcaatccgggtggcggaggacgagtcttagttgcctctgcgtccaagaccgtcaatccacgtggcttgttgagcacattaccacgaagacatagcgcatgtggaggcttcatgcaattctctgtggcatccacgcacaactcacacgtgcctcaccgagagcgagaaccactttatagtgactacgaggaggttaacc
Encoded proteins:
- the LOC127629217 gene encoding von Willebrand factor A domain-containing protein 1-like, with the translated sequence MEVQTAVMCVFFSLLLCSGDSQDSVPDSVLNCCKGDVLFLLDSSGSVGSYEFSRMRDFLSELLLPFSLGPDEVRVGLLQVGSEPHLEFGFDTYDSQQGLQEALKRTRQLKGDTNTVDALLMAQDQVLKQGVPGGARPDLPRVLVWLTDGVDIGAVQEPMARLRDEGVAVLVVSTGHGNYQVLRDVVSPPAEEHLLFVDIDDISIISEDLRNAIIEIIRVKRLQVKSVTTTSALLEWRPMLAGTGYYEIQFRPIGTEETAGPGGSGTSPFKRPNQPFKRITRPGDASSAQLNGLHPDTTYKVLLTPKANLEFLNTLSATFTTQPVNPPQPEVQTLSTVTVSESTSNSVRVSWGPLQPNLILGYQIEYSALPTGQLRVISVSNLQNSTVLTNLYPDSQYLVTVSAEHFSGKERAMSVKACTQEVLPALSDLQLTTVGNESVQLRWKGSADGLRGYWVTWERGLSQRSTLYLPPNLLSTTLNHVPPSARVCVSPVYRTTRGEGLCCTA